A region from the Arachis ipaensis cultivar K30076 chromosome B01, Araip1.1, whole genome shotgun sequence genome encodes:
- the LOC107637231 gene encoding tRNA wybutosine-synthesizing protein 2/3/4 isoform X2: MEFEKRKAATLSSLNSTEHDKSPKGSLDIPIIPLINALNNHPFYFTTSSCSGRISILSQPLQNDAVSTLPKKKARGGTWLFVSHDPADTDSLLSLLFPTSESTQSSPVPSELVFRFEPLIIAVECKDLSSAQSLVWLAISCGFRESGITNASKRVIIAIRCSIRLEVPLGDTGKIMVNPEYVRYLVQVANDKMEANRNRTERFLAVLQHSNGFGGGPVVADIGNHLLPNCDHYEVEDESRSGTENGDTYSGFVGSPVCNVPVTHVEVVGEPVEKLFLWGHSACALDNGKVVVFGGFGGPGRHARRDDLLLLDPCSGNLEMISTPACESPSPRLGHTASLVGDCMFVIGGRTGPDKILSDVWILDTTKNYWRLHQCGGSVFPPRHRHAAAVVGSNIYVFGGLDTDIIFSSFYILDTQNLQWKEIPVSGDLPCARHSHAMVASDSQIYMFGGYTGGKALGDLYRFDVQKCQWKKEKTAGRIPHARFSHSMFVNKNFLGIIGGCPVRQNCQELALLDLKLRLWKHVTLNSVGKDLFVRSTANVVGNDLVIVGGGAACYAFGTKFSEPAKVNLLHVTCSHDEPLPIKNQDNHMNIQRERTNGNMIEHSKGSQPVHAPNVLGNEKSDLNGALLCLSNQSQKIASHYVLQLEKKYAKSGKDILKKFGWLDLGRKACSEEGGMHIRFPVRKGFVTLFNKRIHHSADAIDGNNELLFSKPHNRDGYSLNALSCSEGLNLLVEYGAIMLVDEVVEVRKAAKSPLKVMNEAVTSLIKHKGLPESLLEELPTRWDRLGDIVIVPAASFKDSLWDSIAEELWPIVAKSLKAHRLARQGPVAATGTRDSKLQILVGDNGWVNHRENGILYSFDATKCMFSWGNLSEKLRMARLDCKDEVIVDLFAGIGYFVLPFLVRAHAKLVYACEWNPHAVEALKHNLQANSVADRCIVLEGDNRIMAPKNMADRVSLGLLPSSECSWVTAVRALRRDGGILHVHGNTKDTEERQWTDHVLKSIDEIARSEGRPFFITKRKINVIVGRFQ, encoded by the exons ATGGAGTTTGAGAAGAGAAAAGCGGCAACACTATCATCGTTGAACTCAACCGAGCACGACAAGTCTCCAAAGGGCAGTTTGGACATTCCAATAATACCTCTCATCAATGCACTCAACAACCACCCTTTCTACTTCACTACAAGCTCCTGCTCCGGCAGAATCTCAATCCTCTCTCAGCCTcttcaaaacgacgccgtttcaacGCTTCCCAAGAAGAAAGCCAGAGGCGGTACCTGGCTCTTCGTTTCCCACGATCCTGCCGATACCGACTCCCTCCTTTCCCTCCTCTTCCCCACCTCCGAGTCAACTCAGTCTTCACCCGTTCCCTCCGAACTCGTCTTCAGATTCGAGCCCCTCATCATCGCCGTCGAGTGCAAAGATCTTTCTTCCGCTCAGTCGCTGGTGTGGCTCGCAATATCATGTGGTTTCAGGGAATCTGGCATCACCAACGCCAGCAAGCGTGTAATCATAGCGATTCGCTGTTCGATACGGTTGGAGGTGCCGTTAGGGGACACTGGCAAGATTATGGTGAACCCTGAGTATGTTAGGTATCTTGTTCAGGTCGCAAACGACAAGATGGAAGCTAATAGGAACAGAACTGAGAGGTTCCTTGCAGTGTTGCAGCATTCCAATGGTTTTGGAGGAGGACCTGTGGTTGCGGATATCGGTAACCATTTACTGCCAAATTGTGATCATTATGAAGTTGAGGATGAGTCTCGGTCAGGAACCGAGAATGGAGACACCTATTCAG GATTTGTTGGTTCTCCTGTTTGTAATGTGCCAGTTACACATGTTGAAGTTGTTGGTGAACCAGTGGAGAAACTTTTTCTATGGGGCCATTCAGCTTGTGCATTGGATAATGGCAAGGTGGTTGTATTTGGTGGCTTTGGAGGGCCAGGGAGACATGCAAGAAGAGATGATTTGTTGCTGCTTGATCCATGTTCTGGCAATCTTGAAATGATCAGCACTCCTGCATGTGAGTCTCCATCCCCACGACTAGGCCATACAGCTTCCTTGGTTGGAGATTGCATGTTTGTGATTGGAGGTCGGACTGGTCCTGATAAAATTCTGAGTGATGTATGGATCCTTGATACAACTAAGAATTATTGGAGGTTACATCAATGTGGCGGTAGTGTCTTTCCTCCCAG ACATCGTCATGCTGCAGCTGTGGTGGGTTCGAATATCTACGTATTTGGAGGACTTGACACCGATattatattttcttccttttataTTCTTGACACACAAAATTTACAATGGAAAGAGATACCAGTTAGTGGGGACTTGCCTTGTGCACGCCACTCTCATGCAATGGTGGCATCTGATTCTCAGATTTATATGTTTGGTGGATACACTGGTGGGAAAGCACTTGGAGATTTATATAGATTTGATGTTCAGAAGTGTCAGTGGAAGAAGGAAAAGACTGCTGGAAGGATTCCACATGCTAGGTTCTCACACTCAATGTTTGTGAATAAAAATTTTCTTGGCATTATTGGTGGTTGCCCAGTCAGACAAAATTGTCAGGAGTTAGCTTTACTTGATTTGAAGCTTCGTCTATGGAAGCATGTTACCCTTAATTCTGTTGGTAAAGATTTGTTTGTGCGTAGTACAGCTAACGTTGTTGGCAATGACCTTGTTATTGTTGGTGGTGGTGCAGCATGCTATGCATTTGGAACCAAGTTTAGTGAGCCAGCAAAAGTCAACTTGCTCCATGTAACATGTTCACATGATGAACCTTTGCCCATCAAGAATCAGGACAACCATATGAATATACAGAGGGAACGGACAAACGGGAATATGATTGAACATTCTAAAGGATCCCAACCTGTACATGCACCAAATGTATTGGGAAATGAAAAATCAGATCTTAATGGTGCCTTACTTTGTTTGAGTAACCAAAGTCAGAAGATTGCATCACATTATGTCCTGCAACTAGAAAAGAAATATGCCAAATCAGGGAAGGACATATTGAAGAAATTTGGATGGTTAGACTTGGGGAGGAAGGCATGCTCTGAAGAGGGTGGAATGCATATCCGTTTTCCTGTTcgtaagggatttgttactttaTTTAATAAAAGGATTCATCATTCAGCTGATGCAATTGATGGAAATAATGAACTTCTCTTCTCAAAACCACATAATCGAGATGGATACTCGTTAAATGCGTTGTCCTGTTCTGAAGGATTGAATCTTCTTGTTGAATATGGTGCAATTATGTTGGTAGACGAGGTTGTTGAAGTAAGAAAAGCTGCTAAGTCCCCTTTGAAAGTGATGAATGAAGCTGTAACATCTTTGATTAAACATAAAGGCCTACCGGAATCGCTTCTAGAGGAATTGCCAACAAG GTGGGATCGGCTTGGAGATATTGTCATAGTTCCAGCGGCTTCTTTCAAGGATTCCTTGTGGGACTCCATCGCAGAGGAGCTTTGGCCCATTGTTGCCAAATCACTTAAGGCCCATCGTCTTGCTCGCCAA GGCCCTGTTGCTGCTACTGGTACAAGAGATAGCAAATTGCAAATTCTTGTTGGAGATAATGGTTGGGTCAATCATCGAGAAAATGGAATACTTTATTCTTTTGATGCTACAAAGTGCATGTTCTCATGGGGCAATCTATCCGAGAAGCTCCGGATGGCCAGGCTAGATTGTAAAGATGAGGTTATAGTAGATCTCTTTGCTGGCATTGGCTACTTTGTGCTGCCTTTTCTTGTCAG GGCCCATGCAAAACTTGTATATGCATGTGAGTGGAATCCCCATGCGGTAGAAGCACTCAAACATAATCTACAAGCTAACTCTGTAGCTGACCGTTGTATCGTGCTTGAGGGAGATAATCGAATTATGGCCCCCAAG AACATGGCTGATAGAGTATCTCTTGGTCTCCTTCCATCTAGCGAGTGTAGCTGGGTCACAGCTGTCAGGGCTTTAAG GAGAGATGGTGGAATATTACACGTCCATGGGAATACAAAGGACACTGAAGAACGTCAGTGGACTGATCATGTGTTGAAGTCCATAGATGAAATTGCTAGATCTGAAGGTAGACCTTTCTTCATtacaaaaaggaaaataaat GTTATTGTTGGGAGGTTTCAATAG
- the LOC107613496 gene encoding pentatricopeptide repeat-containing protein At1g11710, mitochondrial-like: MILSFFSSKSRNLLARAFHSGKRFLNPSSGDIVFRAICVNLKHRRWSVLERLSPKLTSSLVSRVVCEFQNSPQLALDFYNWVGGLFPHSLDSCCTLVHVLVKSRRFDEALFLLRNLITEEGTPPLMLLEVLIESYGRCCSSIAAFDALVRACTQVGDTEGAYDVIYNLRSRGCFITIHAWNNFLNHLVQLNEIDRFWNLYRGMGSFGYMENVNTFNLVIYALCKECRLVEAISVLYRMMKGGIFPNVVSFNIIIDAACKIGNLGLFLKLFKKMTMMSGDFVWPNSVTYNSIINGFCKNGKLLLAEEMLHKMVKTGIEPSVRTYATLIDGYARWGSLEEALRLCDVMVERGLVPNNVVYNSILHWFYREGSIEEASLLLADMIDKHICPDQYSYAILTKGLCRNGYLTEALKLHSQILEHNLIQDSFSHNILLNYICKRKNMAVAKQLLGSMITRGLAPDVYTYGTVIDGYCKLGNTNDALQIFDWMIKMDEKPNLTIYNSVINGLCKMASIDAVEYIVDELRKRRLFDATTFNTLISGYCTGGQIDKVFNLIIEMKSLGISANRVTYNTLINLLCKCGCEEEAKELMKMMIVQGIHPDFVTYTTLVTHFIKTCSPNEVIALHDYMILKGVVPHQKTYDTVVAPLLLEEGRKKKS, translated from the coding sequence ATGATTTTGAGTTTCTTTTCATCCAAAAGTCGTAACCTTTTGGCTCGAGCTTTTCATTCTGGTAAGCGTTTCTTAAACCCAAGTTCTGGAGATATTGTTTTCAGAGCTATTTGTGTTAACTTGAAGCATAGGAGATGGAGTGTGTTGGAGCGACTATCCCCCAAGCTCACCAGCTCCTTGGTGAGCCGAGTTGTTTGCGAGTTCCAGAACTCGCCACAGTTGGCTTTAGATTTTTATAACTGGGTTGGAGGGTTGTTCCCTCACTCATTAGATTCCTGTTGCACTTTGGTTCATGTGCTGGTGAAGTCAAGAAGATTTGATGAGGCATTATTTCTTCTGAGAAACTTGATTACTGAAGAGGGCACTCCTCCATTGATGTTGTTGGAAGTATTGATAGAGAGTTATGGAAGATGTTGCTCTAGTATTGCGGCTTTTGATGCATTGGTGAGGGCTTGTACTCAGGTTGGGGATACTGAAGGTGCTTATGATGTCATCTATAATTTAAGGAGCCGGGGTTGTTTCATTACTATTCATGCTTGGAATAATTTCCTAAATCACTTGGTGCAATTGAATGAAATCGATAGGTTTTGGAATTTGTATAGAGGAATGGGTTCTTTTGGTTACATGGAAAATGTGAATACTTTTAATTTGGTTATCTATGCTCTGTGTAAGGAGTGCCGACTAGTGGAAGCTATTTCAGTGTTATATAGGATGATGAAGGGTGGAATTTTCCCCAATGTAGTCTCATTTAACATAATCATAGACGCGGCTTGCAAGATTGGCAACTTGGGTCTTTTCTTGAAACTTTTTAAAAAGATGACCATGATGTCAGGGGATTTTGTTTGGCCCAATTCTGTTACTTACAACTCCATAATCAACGGATTCTGCAAGAATGGGAAATTATTACTTGCAGAAGAGATGCTTCATAAAATGGTCAAGACAGGTATAGAGCCGAGTGTTCGAACATATGCTACTTTGATAGATGGTTATGCTAGGTGGGGAAGTTTGGAGGAGGCACTGAGGCTCTGTGATGTAATGGTGGAAAGGGGATTGGTCCCTAATAATGTTGTTTACAATTCGATTTTACATTGGTTTTATCGTGAAGGAAGTATTGAGGAAGCTTCTTTGCTACTAGCTGACATGATTGATAAGCATATATGCCCTGATCAGTACTCTTATGCAATCCTTACCAAAGGCCTTTGCAGAAATGGATATCTGACTGAAGCTCTTAAGCTTCATAGCCAGATTTTAGAACATAACCTAATACAGGATTCTTTTTCTCATAACATACTTCTTAACTATATATGCAAAAGGAAAAACATGGCGGTAGCCAAGCAACTATTGGGCAGCATGATTACCCGTGGCCTGGCTCCTGATGTTTATACATACGGAACTGTGATTGATGGATATTGTAAACTAGGTAACACAAACGACGCGCTTCAAATTTTTGATTGGATGATAAAGATGGATGAGAAGCCTAACTTGACAATATACAATTCTGTCATTAATGGTCTGTGTAAAATGGCCTCAATAGATGCTGTAGAATACATAGTTGATGAATTGCGAAAGAGAAGATTATTTGATGCAACGACCTTTAATACCTTAATTAGTGGATATTGCACTGGCGGACAGATTGATAAAGTGTTTAATTTGATTATCGAAATGAAGAGCTTGGGAATTTCTGCGAATAGAGTCACGTATAATACACTGATAAACCTTCTCTGCAAGTGTGGTTGCGAGGAAGAAGCAAAAGaattgatgaagatgatgattgtCCAGGGTATTCATCCTGATTTTGTAACATACACTACACTTGTTACTCACTTCATCAAGACATGTAGTCCTAATGAGGTGATTGCATTGCATGACTACATGATTCTAAAGGGAGTAGTCCCTCACCAGAAAACATATGATACCGTTGTAGCACCACTTCTTttagaagaaggaagaaagaaaaagtcATAA
- the LOC107637242 gene encoding peroxidase 42, giving the protein MAPKTCFLFFLALVSFSAVLAFAEEDDPGLVMNFYKETCPQAEDIIKEQVKLLYKRHKNTAFSWLRNIFHDCAVQRCDASLLLDSTRRTLSEKETDRSFGLRNFRYIETIKEAVERECPGVVSCADILVLSARDGIVSLGGPYIPLKTGRRDGRRSRAEVVEQYLPDHNESISSVLDKFGAMGIDTPGVVALLGAHSVGRTHCVKLVHRLYPEVDSALNPEHVPHMLKKCPDSIPDPKAVQYVRNDRGTPMVLDNNYYRNILDNKGLLLVDHQLAHDKRTKPFVKKMAKSQDYFFKEFSRAITILSENNPLTGSKGEIRKQCNLANKIRTTDDEP; this is encoded by the exons ATGGCTCCCAAAACTTGTTTCCTCTTCTTCTTAGCTTTAGTATCCTTTTCAGCAGTACTGGCTTTTGCCGAAGAAGATGATCCTGGCCTTGTTATGAACTTCTACAAGGAGACATGCCCTCAGGCTGAAGACATCATCAAAGAACAAGTGAAGCTTCTCTACAAGCGCCACAAGAACACTGCATTCTCCTGGCTCAGGAACATTTTCCATGACTGTGCTGTTCAG AGATGTGATGCATCGCTGCTTTTGGACTCCACAAGAAGAACCTTGTCTGAGAAGGAGACTGACCGAAGCTTCGGGCTGAGGAACTTCAGGTACATTGAGACCATCAAGGAAGCCGTGGAGAGAGAGTGCCCTGGAGTTGTTTCCTGTGCTGATATCCTTGTCCTTTCTGCCAGAGATGGCATTGTTTCT CTAGGAGGTCCTTACATCCCTCTAAAAACAGGAAGAAGGGATGGTAGAAGGAGCAGAGCTGAGGTCGTTGAACAGTACCTTCCAGACCACAATGAATCCATTTCTTCCGTTCTCGATAAGTTTGGCGCCATGGGAATCGACACTCCCGGCGTAGTTGCATTACTTG GAGCACACAGCGTTGGGCGAACCCACTGCGTGAAGTTGGTGCACCGTTTGTACCCGGAGGTAGACTCAGCGCTGAACCCAGAGCATGTGCCGCACATGCTGAAGAAGTGCCCGGACTCCATTCCGGACCCAAAGGCCGTACAGTATGTGAGAAATGACCGTGGTACCCCCATGGTTCTGGACAACAACTACTACAGGAACATCTTGGACAACAAGGGGCTCTTGCTGGTGGATCACCAATTGGCCCATGACAAAAGGACTAAGCCTTTTGTGAAGAAAATGGCTAAGAGTCAGGACTATTTCTTCAAGGAATTCTCCAGAGCCATTACCATTCTGTCTGAGAACAACCCTCTCACTGGCTCTAAAGGTGAGATTAGAAAGCAGTGCAATCTTGCCAACAAGATCCGTACCACCGACGACGAGCCTTAG
- the LOC107637231 gene encoding tRNA wybutosine-synthesizing protein 2/3/4 isoform X1 translates to MEFEKRKAATLSSLNSTEHDKSPKGSLDIPIIPLINALNNHPFYFTTSSCSGRISILSQPLQNDAVSTLPKKKARGGTWLFVSHDPADTDSLLSLLFPTSESTQSSPVPSELVFRFEPLIIAVECKDLSSAQSLVWLAISCGFRESGITNASKRVIIAIRCSIRLEVPLGDTGKIMVNPEYVRYLVQVANDKMEANRNRTERFLAVLQHSNGFGGGPVVADIGNHLLPNCDHYEVEDESRSGTENGDTYSGFVGSPVCNVPVTHVEVVGEPVEKLFLWGHSACALDNGKVVVFGGFGGPGRHARRDDLLLLDPCSGNLEMISTPACESPSPRLGHTASLVGDCMFVIGGRTGPDKILSDVWILDTTKNYWRLHQCGGSVFPPRHRHAAAVVGSNIYVFGGLDTDIIFSSFYILDTQNLQWKEIPVSGDLPCARHSHAMVASDSQIYMFGGYTGGKALGDLYRFDVQKCQWKKEKTAGRIPHARFSHSMFVNKNFLGIIGGCPVRQNCQELALLDLKLRLWKHVTLNSVGKDLFVRSTANVVGNDLVIVGGGAACYAFGTKFSEPAKVNLLHVTCSHDEPLPIKNQDNHMNIQRERTNGNMIEHSKGSQPVHAPNVLGNEKSDLNGALLCLSNQSQKIASHYVLQLEKKYAKSGKDILKKFGWLDLGRKACSEEGGMHIRFPVRKGFVTLFNKRIHHSADAIDGNNELLFSKPHNRDGYSLNALSCSEGLNLLVEYGAIMLVDEVVEVRKAAKSPLKVMNEAVTSLIKHKGLPESLLEELPTRWDRLGDIVIVPAASFKDSLWDSIAEELWPIVAKSLKAHRLARQGPVAATGTRDSKLQILVGDNGWVNHRENGILYSFDATKCMFSWGNLSEKLRMARLDCKDEVIVDLFAGIGYFVLPFLVRAHAKLVYACEWNPHAVEALKHNLQANSVADRCIVLEGDNRIMAPKNMADRVSLGLLPSSECSWVTAVRALRRDGGILHVHGNTKDTEERQWTDHVLKSIDEIARSEGYCWEVSIEHVERVKWYAPHIRHVVADVRCRQIRR, encoded by the exons ATGGAGTTTGAGAAGAGAAAAGCGGCAACACTATCATCGTTGAACTCAACCGAGCACGACAAGTCTCCAAAGGGCAGTTTGGACATTCCAATAATACCTCTCATCAATGCACTCAACAACCACCCTTTCTACTTCACTACAAGCTCCTGCTCCGGCAGAATCTCAATCCTCTCTCAGCCTcttcaaaacgacgccgtttcaacGCTTCCCAAGAAGAAAGCCAGAGGCGGTACCTGGCTCTTCGTTTCCCACGATCCTGCCGATACCGACTCCCTCCTTTCCCTCCTCTTCCCCACCTCCGAGTCAACTCAGTCTTCACCCGTTCCCTCCGAACTCGTCTTCAGATTCGAGCCCCTCATCATCGCCGTCGAGTGCAAAGATCTTTCTTCCGCTCAGTCGCTGGTGTGGCTCGCAATATCATGTGGTTTCAGGGAATCTGGCATCACCAACGCCAGCAAGCGTGTAATCATAGCGATTCGCTGTTCGATACGGTTGGAGGTGCCGTTAGGGGACACTGGCAAGATTATGGTGAACCCTGAGTATGTTAGGTATCTTGTTCAGGTCGCAAACGACAAGATGGAAGCTAATAGGAACAGAACTGAGAGGTTCCTTGCAGTGTTGCAGCATTCCAATGGTTTTGGAGGAGGACCTGTGGTTGCGGATATCGGTAACCATTTACTGCCAAATTGTGATCATTATGAAGTTGAGGATGAGTCTCGGTCAGGAACCGAGAATGGAGACACCTATTCAG GATTTGTTGGTTCTCCTGTTTGTAATGTGCCAGTTACACATGTTGAAGTTGTTGGTGAACCAGTGGAGAAACTTTTTCTATGGGGCCATTCAGCTTGTGCATTGGATAATGGCAAGGTGGTTGTATTTGGTGGCTTTGGAGGGCCAGGGAGACATGCAAGAAGAGATGATTTGTTGCTGCTTGATCCATGTTCTGGCAATCTTGAAATGATCAGCACTCCTGCATGTGAGTCTCCATCCCCACGACTAGGCCATACAGCTTCCTTGGTTGGAGATTGCATGTTTGTGATTGGAGGTCGGACTGGTCCTGATAAAATTCTGAGTGATGTATGGATCCTTGATACAACTAAGAATTATTGGAGGTTACATCAATGTGGCGGTAGTGTCTTTCCTCCCAG ACATCGTCATGCTGCAGCTGTGGTGGGTTCGAATATCTACGTATTTGGAGGACTTGACACCGATattatattttcttccttttataTTCTTGACACACAAAATTTACAATGGAAAGAGATACCAGTTAGTGGGGACTTGCCTTGTGCACGCCACTCTCATGCAATGGTGGCATCTGATTCTCAGATTTATATGTTTGGTGGATACACTGGTGGGAAAGCACTTGGAGATTTATATAGATTTGATGTTCAGAAGTGTCAGTGGAAGAAGGAAAAGACTGCTGGAAGGATTCCACATGCTAGGTTCTCACACTCAATGTTTGTGAATAAAAATTTTCTTGGCATTATTGGTGGTTGCCCAGTCAGACAAAATTGTCAGGAGTTAGCTTTACTTGATTTGAAGCTTCGTCTATGGAAGCATGTTACCCTTAATTCTGTTGGTAAAGATTTGTTTGTGCGTAGTACAGCTAACGTTGTTGGCAATGACCTTGTTATTGTTGGTGGTGGTGCAGCATGCTATGCATTTGGAACCAAGTTTAGTGAGCCAGCAAAAGTCAACTTGCTCCATGTAACATGTTCACATGATGAACCTTTGCCCATCAAGAATCAGGACAACCATATGAATATACAGAGGGAACGGACAAACGGGAATATGATTGAACATTCTAAAGGATCCCAACCTGTACATGCACCAAATGTATTGGGAAATGAAAAATCAGATCTTAATGGTGCCTTACTTTGTTTGAGTAACCAAAGTCAGAAGATTGCATCACATTATGTCCTGCAACTAGAAAAGAAATATGCCAAATCAGGGAAGGACATATTGAAGAAATTTGGATGGTTAGACTTGGGGAGGAAGGCATGCTCTGAAGAGGGTGGAATGCATATCCGTTTTCCTGTTcgtaagggatttgttactttaTTTAATAAAAGGATTCATCATTCAGCTGATGCAATTGATGGAAATAATGAACTTCTCTTCTCAAAACCACATAATCGAGATGGATACTCGTTAAATGCGTTGTCCTGTTCTGAAGGATTGAATCTTCTTGTTGAATATGGTGCAATTATGTTGGTAGACGAGGTTGTTGAAGTAAGAAAAGCTGCTAAGTCCCCTTTGAAAGTGATGAATGAAGCTGTAACATCTTTGATTAAACATAAAGGCCTACCGGAATCGCTTCTAGAGGAATTGCCAACAAG GTGGGATCGGCTTGGAGATATTGTCATAGTTCCAGCGGCTTCTTTCAAGGATTCCTTGTGGGACTCCATCGCAGAGGAGCTTTGGCCCATTGTTGCCAAATCACTTAAGGCCCATCGTCTTGCTCGCCAA GGCCCTGTTGCTGCTACTGGTACAAGAGATAGCAAATTGCAAATTCTTGTTGGAGATAATGGTTGGGTCAATCATCGAGAAAATGGAATACTTTATTCTTTTGATGCTACAAAGTGCATGTTCTCATGGGGCAATCTATCCGAGAAGCTCCGGATGGCCAGGCTAGATTGTAAAGATGAGGTTATAGTAGATCTCTTTGCTGGCATTGGCTACTTTGTGCTGCCTTTTCTTGTCAG GGCCCATGCAAAACTTGTATATGCATGTGAGTGGAATCCCCATGCGGTAGAAGCACTCAAACATAATCTACAAGCTAACTCTGTAGCTGACCGTTGTATCGTGCTTGAGGGAGATAATCGAATTATGGCCCCCAAG AACATGGCTGATAGAGTATCTCTTGGTCTCCTTCCATCTAGCGAGTGTAGCTGGGTCACAGCTGTCAGGGCTTTAAG GAGAGATGGTGGAATATTACACGTCCATGGGAATACAAAGGACACTGAAGAACGTCAGTGGACTGATCATGTGTTGAAGTCCATAGATGAAATTGCTAGATCTGAAG GTTATTGTTGGGAGGTTTCAATAGAACATGTAGAGAGGGTGAAATGGTATGCTCCACACATTCGCCATGTCGTTGCAGATGTAAGATGCAGACAGATCAGAAGATAG